The Thermosulfurimonas sp. F29 genome includes a window with the following:
- a CDS encoding DUF2971 domain-containing protein — protein MNYTITQLNNTMYNKLNDFIENTKFGFLRAAWTASSGYLKKYGDIFYYRGDLIFHYTDLNGLIGILTNKGFWLSDARYLNDAEELYNGANLAKQLIKKLISKQRYNHFKKVLEDTLEKLETSSFENHYICSFTMVADTLEHWRAYGENGAGICIGFSLKQKTEYPHFFLFPQYYVGKVIYKDQQKTEILLSIIHKYNHEFMRDLKENKYNIKMYNEEYVNAMFHSLSSVFVNFKNKAFQTEQEVRLIDSSGNLDFYEKKRYRVSNGVIVPYVCTYETKLKDSSGKRIYPDKLPITKIIVGPLAKQNIIIQSIKDFLNDLGYSDVEILKSKIPYRG, from the coding sequence ATGAATTACACAATTACACAATTAAACAACACTATGTACAACAAATTAAATGATTTCATCGAAAATACTAAATTTGGTTTTCTCAGAGCTGCATGGACTGCATCAAGCGGGTATTTAAAAAAGTATGGAGATATATTTTACTATCGAGGTGATCTAATTTTTCATTATACTGATCTTAATGGTTTAATAGGAATTTTAACTAATAAAGGATTCTGGTTGTCTGATGCGAGATATTTAAATGATGCGGAAGAATTATACAATGGTGCTAATTTAGCTAAACAATTAATAAAAAAGTTGATATCTAAGCAACGTTACAATCATTTCAAAAAAGTCCTTGAAGATACTCTTGAAAAGCTTGAAACTTCTTCTTTTGAAAATCATTACATATGTTCATTTACAATGGTTGCAGATACATTAGAACACTGGAGAGCATATGGAGAGAATGGCGCTGGCATATGCATAGGATTTAGCCTAAAACAAAAAACTGAATATCCACATTTTTTTCTCTTTCCACAGTATTATGTAGGAAAAGTTATATATAAAGATCAGCAAAAAACTGAAATATTGCTTTCCATAATACATAAATATAATCACGAATTTATGCGAGATTTAAAAGAGAATAAGTATAATATCAAAATGTATAACGAAGAATATGTTAATGCGATGTTTCATTCATTGTCTTCGGTTTTTGTTAATTTTAAAAATAAAGCTTTTCAAACAGAGCAAGAAGTTCGTCTTATCGATTCGTCTGGAAATTTAGACTTCTATGAAAAAAAACGTTATAGAGTATCAAATGGAGTAATTGTTCCGTACGTATGTACTTATGAAACAAAATTAAAAGACAGTTCAGGAAAAAGAATATATCCTGACAAATTGCCAATTACTAAGATTATAGTAGGACCTTTAGCAAAACAAAATATAATAATTCAAAGTATTAAAGATTTTCTTAATGATCTTGGCTATAGCGATGTAGAGATATTGAAATCAAAAATTCCATATAGAGGTTAA